In the genome of Myripristis murdjan chromosome 21, fMyrMur1.1, whole genome shotgun sequence, the window ggggtctctggctcgGGCGCCCTGGCTGAATCATTTCAGTATGCCTTCAGCTACATCTGTGCCAAATTTGGCGCTTGTAGATGAATTTGCGCGAAATAACCCTTATTTTGCCATGAGGCCCCCAACTATTTAAGCACTTTAGAATTTTTGAAAATTGGTTATCAGTACCCCGACTTTAAGCAGTTTTTTATGAGGTTTCCCCCAGGAGTTGAATTTCAACCTTTTAATACATGTTATTACACACCTTTAGAAACACATTGGTGAAGAAATTTCTTGGTAACGATTTAGTTGGCAGATTTTCATATGTTTCCCTTATTATATAGTATAGCATTGTTTAGGTTTAATGTGTGTCTCATCATCTGTGCTCTCTGACTCAGAGCTCCAAACTGAGTGATGACAGCAGGTTTTCTCGTGCTTCCAGACTAGACCTGCAGCCGGTGGGTGGCACTGCACTGGAAATGGTTTTGTAAAGCTACTTACTAATAGCCTGCAGGgctttttctgtaattttgtgtggcacactctgaaaaattgttgcatttttaatttgtgcatgatttttttttatcattgtctAATGTCACTGCCACTAACAAAACAAGTTTCAATCTCAAACGCTCACAAACTTTGCAAATGTTAAGTGTTtagaaatgttaaataaatacaagggGGGCATGTGACTGAGTTTTCAGCTCCAGCACTGCTCCATGTTGAGTTGAATATATTTCAAGACCAGGTTAGCTATCACTGCTGTCGTGTTGCTGCACTGCAGCCTCTAGAGATCACTTCAGTCAGTGTGTGCAGCATTGTGATGCCTATCTCTttagattttctgttgatgatatttgagtgtctgtgtatgacactcttttctttgtctgttcagccttGAGGGCAGTCGCTTTTCATGATAACTTCTCAATTCTTCTGAAACTGTACAGTGCATCACTTCCTGACAGCAGAAAGTCCTGCGAGACATCTGATATTTAAAGCAGCAAATGTAAAGACTTTGATGAACTGGTTACAGGCTGAATCACAGTGGTGTCTCGTCAGTCAGAGGTAGAGAGCAGCAAAGTTAAAACATGCCAGACTTTTAATTTAACTGGTTTGTGATCttgcttgtgtgcatgtccCCGATTTGCTCCACGTTGGACTTGAGTGTGAGTTACGTTGTACTGATTTGCCccacactgcagtgttttgtatgAGTGCAGTAAGAAGATGGGTGAATAACAACACTAGTGACTGGTTTGgtaattttaaataatgtagGCCATTGTGTTCTTTGCTTCTTGTCATGTATCTTCATGCCCATCGCTCTCCTCCCTCGTTCCCTCCTCCTTTACTTCCAGGTATCTTATGCTTCCTCTGACTTGTACAGTCTCAACGGTCTGTCCTGTTCCAAACAGCGAGGCTCCTCTTACAATGGCTACCAGGTCTGTACACGTATGGAAACCACCTTTAAACTGGAGGACCCGGGTTTAAGCCTGTGTGTCACTGATGTGGTTAGTGTGATACTATAGGCTGAGACTGAAATTGGTAGATTGTCCTGTATTCCAAAATGTCAATGACCTGGTCCTTTTAACCATTTGGGGTTTTTGATAGAGTTGAAGGCGAGCTCCACTTCCAGTTCTGCTGAGGAGAATTATTTCTATCTCTCATTCAGAAAGATGAAGTGCACGCTCTGTACTTGCATACACACTGGATATTAAGATTAGTAAAGTATGTGATGCTAAAGTAACCTGTTGATTTTCCTTGGCTGTTGCCTTGGTTTTCACTGACAAGGCAGCCATACATGGCTCTGCTGGAGGGAACACAACCTAggaaaatacatgaataaattcaAAATACTGCATTTCACATTTGCAAGCCACAGTGTTGTTAGAAAGCCCTTATTCAGTTACCATTGAATGCAAATAGCACCGTACaccgcacacacatgcaaacacacacacacctctcacatGGCTCGAATCTGCTGGTCCCTCTGTTTTAGACATCCAGTTGAATTTTTACTTTCCAATTCCTCATCCTTTCCAGTTCTTCAGTCCGCTCAGTCAGATCATCCACCAGCGCCGTCGTAGGGTTGGTTCCATTCATTTAACCTGACTTTTAACCCCCCGTAACCTCCACCCACTATTAAGTGTCAGTTGTTATTCTCATAGTTTCTCACCTGTGTTCTCATGAGCACCTGAAATGGAGCATGTTTTGTCTGAACAGCAAAGGATTTGGTGATTGCCTCACAGGCTTccagtgaaatgttttgtcaccTGTACAAATTAGCAGTAACCCTTTGATATTCAAGCACACGATACTGACGTCAGTGgtcgcacacatatacacatttcaGTTTTAAGGGTGAAGGCAGTGTCAGTTTTCTCACCACAGGTCACAAATCATGTAATTAAATCTGCATCAAAGGAGTGGCACCCTCTTTTCACACTGATGATGCGAGTGTGCACTGCTcttagcctgtgtgtgtgtgtgtgtgtgtatgtgtgtgtatgtgtgtgtgtgtgtgcacatgcgcgACATCTCATACCTGCAGGGCTCCTTATATGAAGACAGCCTATGCAGCGGGGCGCGCTGGGTCGCTGGCTCCAGCTCTCGTGTAAGATTTCCTGGAATTGTGGTCTTGTTTGGTTCCGTGTACCCGAGTGGAACTTGGCACAGCATGAAATGTTGCTGAAAAGTATTTGCTATCCCTTGATGTTTTACAACCTCACATCTGAGACTAGGTGAATAATGTCAGCTGTCCTGATTGATGATACTAACAGTGAGTGTCAAATAACAGTTTGAGCAGTAAAATGGATCTGGCATGAAATAATGGATTGGTCTGTGTGAGTAGTTTAGGATTACctgtagtttttttgtttgtttgtttgtttttggcataAAATTCCAAATTATGACAGTAACtaccctttgtgtgtgtgtgtgtgtgttttgttccaagggtttttttttaagtgctgcaCTTGAATTTGTTTGGTTTGACTGAAGTTAGGTTTGTATGGGTTGTGGTGTTGGAACTTATATGTCCTAACTtaaatctgcagaaaaaaagctgacaTTGGTTTAAATAGCTAATAGCTGTCTCCAACATGGGTGTTCCAATGACAGGCTTATTTCAACAGCACTCCTccgttcctctgtgtgtgtgtgtgtgtgtgtgtgtgtgtgtgtgtctatatatgtgtgtgtccgtttgtgtgtttgtggatgcttgtttgcctgtgtgcacatgtgcagacACATGATTGTCTGTTTTCTCCCCAGCCGTCAGAGTACAGTAGTTAtcgcagctccagctccagagcCTCTTCCAGGGCCGGCTCGGCCCGTGCCAGCCCAGTGGTGAGCCCTCCCtcccctgacaccctgacacccaacGCTGGGGCCTCACATTAACACAGCACCACCACAGTGTTGTGTTAAAATGCGTTGGCCTGTCTGTAGTGTGTGGATCGCAGGATGATGATCCACTTAAGTGGATATGCACATCTGCAAAACATAACAAGCATTATGTAATTACACCACTAAATTGGTGTGATTCTTGtgattctctcttctctgtGAAGGGATAAAGAACTCTGCCCATAATTACAACATGTTAAATTCTGGGAATTATGCTGTTTCAGTTATGTGGTATTTGTTTGCTGCATAGGCACAAGaatgtttaaatttgatttgtATCTGCAGACATTGCGCTGGTCTTGTGGTAGAGTGTGGTGGTACTTTGTTTTTAGGTTGGTGAACTATGTATTGAAGCTCAATCTGCTGTAAGATACTCTGGATAAGAGCAACATATAAATGTCTGAAATGTGACCACTGTCCTCATGGTGATCAGTCCAGTCCACTGAGTTTGGGACGGGCCACAGTGGCTGATATGGGCCATCTGTCACAAGCCTGCATCATCTGACAGGGCTTTAGTCAAGGCTGGTCAGTCACAACTGGAAAAGCATAATGGGATTATGTAAAATCAGGCCAACCAAagtaatggcaaaaaaaaaaaaaaaaaaaaaaaaaaaaaaaatctgaggtaTTTCCAGTGTCTTTGGCATATAGTGACATATTTTCAGTCACATAGAGTGGAGAATAACACAGATACTTTTTTGGATTTGTTAAGTTTCACTTTTTGGAAATTCAAAATGTGTCATAGGTTCACAAATCACTGTTCTGATATCAGAATAATCTTGCAAAAGTCAGTTTAATAAGTATAGGAATATTATGATCATTCACATgaatcacattttcacaactTGCTACAATATGTAATCCCAGACATTTGAAATTTTGCCCACAGGATGCATTGGTCAGTGTTTGCTATCATGAATTCATATACCTGCAGCTTatttctctcgctctttcatttcagctcaccagAGCACCAATGaccacttttactttttatcttGTCTTCACAtaaattttgtcatttcaaatcACGTTGTAGTGTTTCAGCTGGTTAATGGTCTTTGTGAGGCCTGATGTCCTAAGTGGCTGTTGTTTTAGGAAATACAAGACAATGACCTACCAGAAGtgacttgtttgttgttttatttcgccccctggtggctgttGTAGGACAACTGCGGCTCTGTGGCCAGTTTCCTAAGGAGTGCAGCCAGTAGCAGTGGCCTCCCCAGGGACCTGGACGATGTTACTATCCCCGATTTTTCTGATGTGAGTCAGAAAAGATCTGCCAcgtttctttccctctgtgcaCTTAACCCAGACAGGAGGGATAAGTGTGGGGAGTGGAGCATGTCTTACTTGGTTTTCAGAGACTGGTTTGTGTGTTGCCTGAGCATGGAGAGTGCCAGTAAACTTATCTTGTGCCTGGGTTAAAGCTATGACCTGTTTGATGGGTTTTTGGTTCGTTTGTTTGGATGACACAGCATACTGTTGGATGAACTAAACTTATATTGGGCTCTAATTGCGAGATAGTATTgataataattgtgtttttctgaaaGTTTGTGTGGTACTCGTTTGCATGTTGTTTCCTATCGATAAGCTTGTTGTTTATGATTAGAGGGAAGATGCCAAGCATGGAGCTGCTTCTCTATCTGTTGGTTGAGAATAATTTTTGGTTGGATGGATCATTCATTATCGATTTTCTTGTTGACAATGAGCTGTCTGTAATGAGGGATTTTGGGACCGACTTCCTAGGCTTGGTGTGTCTTGGCCCGGTGGCCTTCACATTCGCTTCTGTTGTTAAGCTTTGGTTTGCTCTTAcacattgtttttgtgtctcaATAGGTGGAGGACAGAGATTATCTTGAAAAGGTGAGTGGATCACATCACTAAATGTATTGTAAATTGTCATTCAACAACAGATCAGAGTTCACTTTATGATGCGTGGCTCTGATTGAAAAATATAGCTTTTACAAGGCAGTTTtagcagcagctgttttgtattttggacgTTAGATACCATTCCCCACCATTTGACCACTGAATGCGTTTTAAATTCTGTACAAACATCATTTTTGTCATCATGGTTCTCTCCCTCAGGGATCTCGAGCAGCATCTGCTTTAACAGCAGCAACCCTCACCTCTTTAGGAGGGACTTCTTCCCgaagaggaagtggagagaCAGCTATAACTTTAGATACCGAGGCGTCCATACGAGAAATCAAGGTAAACCTACAAAGGTGGAGGTTCCCGGCAGAAAACGTAAACTTCCTGAACAACCATCGTTTTAGGTTTTGGTGCATCAAGATTGCTGTTGAAGGATTTCAGTAGTATTGACATCATATAAGCACTGATTCAGGTGTGGACAGAAACTCTAAAACTAGGAACATTCACCACAGTTGATGCTGAAGTATTTATCCAGATGATGCCTTTGATTTGAGTCTCACAGTCTCAGGAAATGTCCATATTTTTTATATGCTAAAGACACTGGGTGATGTAAAATATTGATGATAGACATTGGGTTTTAGTGTCAGGTCCTCAGAATAAAATTTCATGGCTTTCTTCAGACTTACAGCatttcaccatcatcatcatcatcatcatcatcaaacctttatttatgcGGGGAGGACCATTGAGAGCAAGCTTTCTTCTTCAAGGACGTCCTGATTACAGcaagcaataaaacaaagcttaccaaacacagtaaaacacataGTAAACGGTGAATGGACTGCATATCTAAAACGCTTATCTTGTCCACCGCCCAACACCAACAGACTGGAGTGTATTGAGATTCACAGGCTGAGGATATATAACAGTGTCTGCGTGTCCACAGGTGGATTTTACCTTTCCATTTCACTTTTCAAGTGTTATATGGCAATCCTCTCAGCATTACCAGACAGACTATCTGTTGACCTGACTGGGAATTCCCTTTTCTTCCAGTCAGGCTCTGTGCTTCCTGTCATTTCTGCCGCCTCTGCTTAGACATGTCTGTTACTGTTCTCATTGCTCTTTCACCAAACTTTCTGCTTTACCTTTTGCTGTCATGCCATGCCTCTCCGCTCACACCTCCTGCACTCTTAACCCCAGGAGATTCATGAACTGAAGGATCAGATTCAAGATGTGGAATCCAAGTACACGCAGAACCTCAAAGAAATCAAGGTACAAGCCAGAGTCCCTttgaacaaaaaatgcaattgcTACCTTGCTGTCATTAACTAATGGGTTTGATGTCCCTAATTTAAATAGCAATAGCTGAAAGTGTGCACCTGGTTAACCAAATCATTAAGTCGTGGCTCCCAAATGGCACAAGGGATAGTTAAATGAGATCCTTTGTATTGGTGGAAAAAAGACTTTTCCTGCCTTAAATAAGTGAACTGGCCAATACAGTAAATAACTCTGCATGCTTTCCTGAAATTGACAAATAGCTACATACACCAGTATGACACTAAAGCAGGCCTACAGTTTCTTATGCAGGACTGGAGTGTAGTCTAAATGTTTGCTGCAAGCTTCCTtaattttataaataatttGATTGTACTTACTCTTGAAAAGTAGACTGAACActttatatttttcaaatgcaCAATGCTTCACAATTTTACAGCTACTTATACTCTTAGACACTTGGAAGCTGTCAAGCGTATATGTAGCCTACTGGTACTGGCCTCCATACAGTGTTGGGTTTAAGGGCCTTGTCAAGGGCACCCCAGTGTGCAGTGCAGacttgattcattcatttccccTTGTGCATGTTTTCCCAAGTGTTGAGTGAGCTTGAAAACTGGCAGTGTCACAAGCTGACTTCTCTAATCTGCATGTCACTGTCATTCCTCCATGTGTTTGAATTTTCCATTGCACCTTCAGGTCAAGGTCAAAAACTATTTTGTCTGTAATtctttgcattcattttaacCTCCTAACAGTGTTTACAGTTCATCAGATGCAGAAAGAAGCTTGCTTATTTGACTTGTAAATACATTTCCCTGTGGTTGTCTGAATTTTCTGGCATTGTGTTGTCCTGTGAGGCCAGATGCATCCATCTGGTAGGCTACTCCAAGCATATCATTTGCAGATATTATTTAGCAGAGGTCAGTATGCCTTGGCACTCTTTGTTCATGAGTAGACAAGGCAGCATGTGTGCTAATACATGTATCCTCTTTTTCATGACTCCTTATTAGGATGCTttagtggaggtggaggagaagtaCCGCAAGGCCATGGTGTCCAACGCCCAGCTGGACAACGAGAAGAACAACCTGATGTACCAGGTCGACACACTGAAGGACTCTCTcatggagctggaggagctgctgtctgaGTCACGCCGTGAATATGAGGAGAAAGTTAAGGTACAGAAGCAGAGTGATAGTCTTTGATTAAGCAATATAACATTGGATAGTTTTAGCTATGAAATCTAAATAAAGAGATAGAATAGAAAAGGTTCAGTAGGTGAAGGAGACTTAGCATTAATGTCTTAATGGGTTAGCCTGGAAAACGAGACCTGGGCATGAGAAAAGACGCAATCGGCTGTAAGCTTGATGGTGAGATCAGGAGGACTTGGATGTGTTGTTCCACTGAAAGCTCCAGTAGTAGTTGTTTACTACCTGGATTGTTTTTGAGTGTTGTGATGGTGACACCATGCGTCGTTAATTGACAGCacggaaataaaacaaaactttttaaaGAAAGATGTCTTGTGTCTTGACTGGCAGAATGATCGGTGTTTCGGAAATGAGCTCTTCATTAATTCTTTACACGAGGCCCCCTGCTTTGTTGTCAAGTCTTGTCTTGTTCCTCACAGGAGTACGAACGAGAGAAGCATGCCCACAGCGTCCTTCAGTTCCAGTTCAATGAGATGAAAGAGACGCTAAAGCAAAGCGAAGAGCTGCTAAACGTGAGTACAGCTGTCCCCTGTGTTCCCAGATATGAATGTGTGAAGCTGTGTGAGCGTGAAGCAGTGTGCAGAAAAAGTGCTCGTTTCCTCTGGATAAATGactgactaaaaaaaatccagttacttttcatttaatatttttaagtttttaggTGCTGCTGTGAGTGAGGCTGTATGTAGGGGTGCACATTTCACAACTTTCCTGTcttttcacctctgtgctggCACTGcatatttttctctgcttttccgactttctttttccctttcctgcTGTTTAGGAGATCCGTCAGTTGCGTATGAAGCAGGACAGTTTTACTAGGGAAATTTCTGACCTGAAGGAGACTGTGGAGTGGAAGGATAAAAAAATTGGGGTATGGTTTGTCAACCCTGACCCAGCAGTATTGTAATTTACTTACTCAGGGTTTCCACTCACTCTTGCTTAATTATGATGACCTGGCAACAATATCTCCTTTGCTTGAAACTGTTTACTGTCTTTTACTTCCTTGTCACATcacttctccctcctcctctgcacttcttctctctccacttGGGGGTTTTGCTCAGGCCTTAGAGCGACAGAAAGAATATACAGATGCAATCCGAACTGAGCGAGATGAGCTCAGAGACGAGGTGGTCAAGCTGAAAGATATTCTTAAGGTACTCGGTGTGAAATTATCATTGTATTGCATTCGTGTTTTAGGACTGTGCAGTCTCTGTACAGTTTtgactgaaatgtcaaaaaGGTTTATAAGAGAAAACTGGATACTGTATGAAGCTAAAAAGTAACTGATGAATAATATTTGGTCCTACACAAGTACCATCCCAGTTTACTTTTGCTTCACTTTGTTTCAAAAGGTTTTTTGGATGtgaaatttcatattttatgtttgagTGAGTGATCTTTTATTACCAAAACCAAACAATGATGCATTCATTTTGCAATTCTTTTTCAAGGTGTGGGACCTTCCGTACTAAAGTTTaccttcttgttttctttctagAAACACGGAATAGTGTTGGGACCTGATCTGAACATCAATGGGGAAGTCATTGAAGGAGAAACTGAAGGGTCATCCAGTGGAGATCCCGCCTCCCGACTGGCTCAGGATTCACAAACGTCCCCAATGGAAGGGAACAGTATGCTcggtaaaacacacaaaaaaatatcattgcATGCCCTTTTAATGCAGAGCTTAGCACGAAGCTAACTaaatgttttcattccaaaatgttcTATATCCATTCTGGGTAAAAAGGTTGCCTCTTTGCTCAgttatttgaaaaatacattaaaaatactCACTATTCAGTAAATGAAGATTAAAATAGCTTCAGTAATATCACTGTTCTCAGtaattttgcagtgtaaatgtcacattttttgttGGATATTTCCTTTTGGAATGAACTCTTCAGCTCTACTGTTGCCCGGTGGTGATATGCACCTAGAGCATTTAGACCCAGCTCTGTTTTGCACTGACCTTAAGCCTTTACACTGTACGTCTTGCACTCTTTGATGATCTCACCTTTCACTGACAAACCCAGTGGCAACTTACCTTCACAGCTGTCTACCACTAACTTTCTGGCTTTTGATATTTTGCTCTTGCACCAATAGTTATCACCTAGTTTATAGTTTCACCTAATTTTATGCATTCCAGTGTATGTCAGtcagccaaaacacacattgTATGGATATTTAGGTTTAAACCATGTTTTTTAAGTTTGCTTTGGTGTAGCAAATTTACGAAAGAGTAGCTGTATAGACTAGAGATATGAATTGCATCAATCCTTGTTTGTTAACTGTTTGTTTATTGACCAACAACAACTGAAATCACACTGATTTGCTCAAAAGACATACAACACCACTGCAGTGGTTTCAAGACTAAGAAATTACATTTGGACCAACCTCTCCTGAATCTTGCTGCTGCATCTGGGATCAAGGACTTCATTTTGGTgatctgctcttcctcctctttttcttacTCTTGTTTTCGATGTGCTTTTCATGGTCgtcctctttgtctttttccgACTCTTTCATGCTGCTGAATCAGTCTAGAGTCTTCTGCATTACCTTGAGTTCTGCTGTTGTGCTTTTTGCTCAACGTTAAAGAGATTACACTTTTGAAAGTCATGTATAAATTTATCGTTTCTGGGCCCTCTATCACCGTCTGCTCTTCATGATCTCCTAGGCAGCACACAGGAGATTCAGTTGAGAAGTAGCGGAGAGGAAGAGGTGGCTCCAGATCAGCATCAAGAAATACTCAAGGAAGCTAAAGAGATCCACTCGAGCTCTGAAA includes:
- the lrrfip1a gene encoding leucine-rich repeat flightless-interacting protein 2 isoform X3, with amino-acid sequence MGTQGTGRKRNPNKERSTAEDDALNLIAREAEARLAAKRAARAEAREIRMKELERQQKELSDDDERMSVGSRGSVRVEDRDYLEKGSRAASALTAATLTSLGGTSSRRGSGETAITLDTEASIREIKEIHELKDQIQDVESKYTQNLKEIKDALVEVEEKYRKAMVSNAQLDNEKNNLMYQVDTLKDSLMELEELLSESRREYEEKVKEYEREKHAHSVLQFQFNEMKETLKQSEELLNEIRQLRMKQDSFTREISDLKETVEWKDKKIGALERQKEYTDAIRTERDELRDEVVKLKDILKKHGIVLGPDLNINGEVIEGETEGSSSGDPASRLAQDSQTSPMEGNSMLEIRLRKLVDEREKMIEQVKKLKAQLEQKTQRNGMESGSGADGEILENGTDPSILELQRDSNRQISDLKFKLVKAEQEVTALEQNVTRLEGQVTRYKSASENSEKVEDELKAEKRKLQRELRSALDKIDELESNNSHLSKRLEKMKSNRGTAQTP